The Mesobacillus jeotgali genome window below encodes:
- a CDS encoding metalloregulator ArsR/SmtB family transcription factor, with the protein MTASQARYDVFQAVADPTRRKILKLLADKEMPIASITERFPITRTAVNKHLFVLSEAGLVSSKKVGRETRYALQPEPLQELQEWLSFFELYWDNRLSALKHLVESDDE; encoded by the coding sequence ATGACAGCTTCACAAGCGAGATATGATGTGTTCCAAGCTGTTGCGGACCCAACTCGCCGTAAAATCCTGAAGCTGCTTGCAGACAAGGAGATGCCGATTGCCTCCATAACTGAAAGGTTTCCGATTACGAGGACTGCCGTCAATAAGCATTTATTTGTCTTATCAGAAGCAGGCCTGGTATCTAGCAAGAAAGTTGGGCGGGAAACTCGTTATGCCTTGCAGCCAGAACCGCTTCAGGAATTGCAAGAATGGCTTTCATTTTTCGAATTATATTGGGATAACAGGCTATCTGCACTTAAACATTTAGTGGAATCGGATGATGAATAA
- a CDS encoding SRPBCC domain-containing protein — translation MDTQREIRKTIILNAPIEKVWKAVATSEGIAAWWMPNTFEAELGKEFILHAGPFGDSPCKVTELEPPNRLGFDWGKDWHLVFELKELDSKTEFTLIHSGWDPEKVTEFGQPHTIVQGMMDNGWDKIVNEALPAYIED, via the coding sequence ATGGATACACAAAGAGAAATTCGTAAAACAATTATTCTGAATGCACCAATCGAAAAAGTATGGAAAGCAGTCGCAACATCAGAAGGCATTGCCGCCTGGTGGATGCCGAATACATTTGAAGCTGAACTAGGAAAGGAGTTCATTCTGCACGCAGGACCTTTTGGAGATTCACCGTGCAAAGTGACAGAATTGGAGCCGCCGAATCGCCTTGGCTTTGATTGGGGAAAAGATTGGCACCTTGTATTTGAATTGAAGGAACTTGATTCCAAAACCGAGTTTACTTTAATTCACTCAGGATGGGATCCTGAAAAGGTTACAGAATTTGGCCAGCCTCATACAATTGTCCAAGGAATGATGGATAATGGTTGGGATAAAATCGTTAACGAAGCACTTCCAGCCTATATCGAGGATTAA
- a CDS encoding homogentisate 1,2-dioxygenase — protein sequence MYYRQLGEIPKKRHTIFKKEDGSLFREQVMGTKGFSGTQSILYHHHMPTEVVKSELIGSYMPEYEEQESLNHRHFLTDQIAKTGDALSGREYILGNDDLLIGFANINEPMKLFYRNGDGDEMFFFHHGSGKVETMFGTLNYRPGDYVVIPIGTIYRVVPDDSEMTKALIVESFSQITTPRRYRNEYGQLLEHSPFCERDIRGPETLETFSEKGEHEVITKTRGHLHRHVLNHHPLDVVGWDGYLYPWAFNIEDFEPITGRIHQPPPVHQTFEGHNYVVCSFVPRLYDYHPEAIPAPYYHSNVNSDELLYYVEGNFMSRKGIKEGSITLHPSGIPHGPHPGKTEASIGKKETLELAVMIDTFRPLKTVKKSKEIEDNQYMYTWIEK from the coding sequence ATGTATTACCGCCAGCTGGGAGAAATCCCGAAGAAACGCCATACGATTTTTAAAAAGGAAGACGGTTCGCTATTCCGCGAGCAGGTAATGGGAACGAAAGGCTTTTCCGGCACGCAGTCAATCCTTTATCATCACCATATGCCGACAGAGGTAGTGAAAAGTGAATTGATCGGCAGTTACATGCCTGAATATGAGGAACAGGAATCACTGAACCACAGGCACTTCTTAACCGACCAGATTGCGAAAACAGGGGATGCTTTAAGCGGGAGGGAATATATACTTGGTAATGATGATCTCCTGATTGGGTTTGCGAATATCAATGAACCAATGAAGCTATTCTACCGGAATGGTGATGGAGATGAGATGTTCTTTTTCCATCATGGCTCCGGCAAGGTGGAAACAATGTTCGGTACATTGAACTATCGCCCAGGTGACTATGTGGTAATCCCGATCGGGACGATATATCGTGTGGTGCCAGATGATTCAGAAATGACTAAAGCGCTGATTGTGGAATCGTTCAGCCAGATCACGACTCCTCGTCGCTATCGAAATGAATATGGGCAGCTGCTCGAGCATAGTCCATTCTGTGAACGTGATATCCGCGGACCGGAAACACTCGAAACTTTCTCTGAAAAAGGGGAGCATGAGGTGATCACCAAGACACGGGGCCATCTGCATCGCCATGTGTTGAACCATCACCCGCTGGATGTTGTCGGCTGGGATGGCTATCTGTATCCATGGGCTTTCAATATTGAGGACTTCGAGCCAATTACTGGACGGATCCATCAGCCGCCTCCGGTCCACCAGACGTTCGAAGGCCATAACTATGTGGTATGTTCCTTCGTGCCAAGGTTATACGACTACCATCCTGAAGCGATTCCTGCTCCATATTACCACAGCAATGTGAACAGTGATGAGCTGCTGTACTATGTGGAGGGCAACTTCATGAGCCGCAAAGGAATCAAGGAAGGGTCGATTACATTGCATCCAAGCGGAATCCCGCACGGGCCGCATCCGGGCAAGACAGAAGCAAGCATCGGGAAAAAAGAAACTTTGGAGCTTGCTGTCATGATCGATACATTCCGCCCGTTGAAAACGGTAAAGAAATCCAAGGAAATCGAAGACAACCAGTATATGTATACCTGGATAGAAAAATAA
- a CDS encoding ribonuclease J has protein sequence MYVVQYEDDIFVIDCGGKFPDESLLGIDLIIPEMTCLEENREKIRGLIVTHGHEDHIGGVPYFFKKLKAPVYATNFTLGLIELKLSEHKLLRGTELNKINSDSQLDFGKVKVSFFKVSHSIPDCLGIVFHTPEGNVVHTGDFKFDLTPANDEQSEIHKMAKIGTEGVMVLLSESTNAERTGLTPSERMVASHLEEAFMKAEGKIFVSTFASNVNRVQQVVEAAIKTDRKLALLGRSMVNVVDVAIERGYLNVPEGMLIEPHVVDQLDPDKVAILCTGSQGEPMAALSRLSSGNYRDVSIYPGDTVIMAASPIPGNEKDVSKIIDNLFKLGAKVIYGSGSTTGMHVSGHGYQEDLKLMLTLMKPKYFIPIHGEYRMLHHHRLLAESVGVEKGNTFIVRNGDIVDIENGEARQTRNVPAGDTYVDGVSVGDVGEIVLRDRKQLSEDGMLVIVLTLSKAERKIISGPDTISRGFVFVKNSEDLMRDVNKLVTKTVTELQEDNVHRWNVIKQGIKKAVGQHIFQQTRRKPMILPIIIEI, from the coding sequence ATGTATGTTGTCCAGTATGAGGACGATATTTTTGTGATTGACTGTGGAGGGAAGTTTCCTGATGAAAGTTTATTGGGAATCGATTTGATTATCCCGGAAATGACTTGTCTTGAAGAAAATAGAGAGAAAATCCGCGGCCTGATTGTGACTCATGGTCACGAGGACCATATTGGCGGGGTCCCTTACTTTTTCAAAAAGCTAAAGGCACCTGTTTATGCAACAAATTTCACTCTTGGTTTAATTGAACTCAAACTGAGTGAACACAAGCTTTTAAGAGGAACTGAGCTCAATAAAATCAACTCAGACTCACAACTGGATTTCGGCAAGGTGAAAGTTTCTTTTTTCAAAGTGAGCCATAGCATCCCGGATTGCTTGGGAATAGTGTTCCACACTCCAGAGGGGAATGTTGTCCATACGGGAGACTTCAAATTCGACTTGACGCCTGCCAATGACGAACAATCCGAAATTCATAAGATGGCGAAGATTGGAACGGAAGGTGTAATGGTGCTGCTGTCAGAAAGCACAAATGCAGAGCGCACCGGATTGACACCGTCTGAACGTATGGTAGCAAGCCATCTTGAGGAAGCTTTCATGAAAGCGGAAGGGAAAATCTTTGTTTCGACATTTGCATCAAACGTTAATCGGGTTCAGCAGGTTGTCGAGGCAGCGATCAAGACGGACCGGAAGCTAGCATTGCTTGGCAGGAGTATGGTTAATGTAGTGGATGTGGCGATCGAAAGAGGATATTTAAATGTTCCTGAAGGTATGCTGATCGAACCTCATGTTGTCGACCAATTGGATCCTGACAAAGTGGCGATCCTGTGTACAGGCAGCCAAGGTGAGCCGATGGCAGCACTTTCCCGTCTTTCTTCCGGGAATTACCGCGATGTCTCGATCTATCCAGGTGATACCGTCATCATGGCGGCGTCACCCATTCCAGGAAATGAAAAGGATGTTTCCAAAATCATAGATAATTTATTCAAGCTCGGGGCGAAAGTCATCTACGGCTCCGGCAGCACAACAGGGATGCATGTTTCCGGTCATGGCTACCAGGAAGACCTTAAGCTGATGCTGACCCTGATGAAGCCTAAATATTTCATCCCGATCCATGGGGAATACAGGATGCTGCATCATCATCGCTTGCTTGCGGAATCTGTTGGCGTAGAAAAAGGAAATACATTCATTGTTCGAAATGGGGATATCGTTGACATTGAAAACGGTGAGGCGCGCCAGACACGAAATGTTCCAGCAGGTGATACGTACGTTGATGGCGTAAGCGTAGGCGATGTTGGCGAAATCGTTCTCCGGGACAGGAAGCAGTTATCTGAGGACGGAATGCTGGTCATTGTCCTGACATTGAGTAAAGCAGAACGGAAAATCATTTCCGGTCCGGATACGATTTCACGTGGGTTTGTTTTTGTGAAAAATTCCGAGGACCTGATGAGAGATGTTAATAAGTTGGTGACCAAAACAGTAACCGAACTTCAAGAAGACAATGTGCATCGCTGGAATGTCATTAAGCAAGGAATCAAAAAGGCAGTGGGCCAGCATATCTTCCAACAGACTAGAAGAAAGCCGATGATTCTGCCAATCATTATCGAAATTTAA